CAATACTAGGCGACCATGACGGTTCTGGTGTTGCCAATCTTAGCGATGAAGATGCGCGCTGTTTTGCTGCGGAATTAAAAGCTGTTGTAGATGCTTATGGTTTGGATGGTGTGGATTTTGATGACGAATGGTCTGAATATGATAAATATCCATTACCGGGATTTCCTAAACGTGGTCCTTACCCTTATGCTCGTTTATGTTATGAAACGAAGAGGGCTATGCCTGATAAACTTTGTACTGTGTACTATATAGGGGCTTGTACTCCAGATCCTGCAATGGACGCTAACGGTTTTGATATGCAAATTGAAGGAATGGACCCGGGAGATTTTATTGATTATTCTTATTATGCCCAATATGGCTCATGGAGCGAGGGGTGGAATACGATAAAAGGAATGAAGAAAAGTCAGTGGGGGCCGTACTCCTTGGATATCCAGGAAAGTTGGCCATATATGATGGAACAGACAGTAAAAGGCGGATACGGAGTTCAGATTCTGTATGATCTGCGACCGAATTCGGGAGAGTCGCTAATAAAAACTGTTGCTAGAGGACTATATGGCGAAGATGCGGTTCATTCTGGTATTAATTATGGTATAGATTGGTAATCAAGAACTATAAAAAGAAAGATTTATGAAAAAGATAATATCTATATTATGCTTATCCTTATTGTTTTTCGCATGTAGTGATGATAACGAGAAAGCAATAGAGGAGATTGGCAATAAAATATCTGTGAGTAGTGAAGCGCTCGCTTTTCAGAATACGGGTGAAGCTGTAGGCGGAAACAACTCTGTAAAAATAGAAAGTGATGGTGATTGGCGTTTATCGGGTAAAAAGACTTGGTGTAGACCTTCTGTTACTGAAGGGAAAAATGGTGAAACCGTTACTTTTGAAGTAGACCCTAATCCTGAAACAGACGCCCGTAGTACTACATTCTCTTTTATTTGTGGTAATCAAGTTGCTAAAGTTGTAGTAACACAATCTCAGGATGATTTGATTGATATCTATAAAGACAATTTTGAAGTTAGCCGTCACGGTGAGGAAATAACGGTACGTGTGAATGCTAGCAATGAGGTCAATTATGAGATACCGGATAATTCGAAGGAGTGGATTTCTTTGATTCCTGAGTCTGATGAGCAAGAGCAAAACACTAGAAGTTTGGCAACATCATTATTTCGTTTCAAAGTTAACGCGAATGATATATACAAAAATCGTACGGGGAATATTATTCTACATTCAGCAGGAGGCATAAGCAAGAATGTTACTATCCAACAGGATAGACGGATTGATTTGAACCCAGAAAAATTGATTTATGAAATTCCGGCAAATGGCGGTTCTGTGAATGTACAAATATCTACTAATTTAGCTTATAAGGTTGTTGTACCGGAATATGCGAAATCATGGGTAACCTATAAAGCTCCTTCTGAAGAAATGCAGGAACCTGAAGATTTGACTACTTTTAATGAGCAGTTTGCCATAAGCATACAAGGAGAAATGACTCGTGCGTGTAAAATAGAATTGCAGTCATTGGACGGTTCCCTAAATACAACTTTGACTTTTAAACAAAAAGGTTCTAATCCACAAATGATAGAGATACCGGACGAGAACTTCCGTGAATATCTGACTAATAATTCTTATATATTGAATGAAACAGAGAGTGCTACTTGTGAAATGACAGACTTGGGAGCTAGCTTGACTTCTCTTGATGTTAGCAAACAAGGTATTCATTCGTTAGAAGGAATCAAAGTGTTTAAGAACTTGAAGTCTTTGACTTGCAAGAGTAATTATCTGAAAACAATTGATATTGACGGAATGAATATAAGCACTCTTATTGCTGATGGAAATGCTTTAGAAACAATGATTTGTGGTTCTGCGCCTGTTTCGAATGTGAATCTTTCGGTTTCGTCATATTCGAATTTAAAGGGATTGATTGATCCT
The DNA window shown above is from Bacteroides faecium and carries:
- a CDS encoding BACON domain-containing protein, with amino-acid sequence MKKIISILCLSLLFFACSDDNEKAIEEIGNKISVSSEALAFQNTGEAVGGNNSVKIESDGDWRLSGKKTWCRPSVTEGKNGETVTFEVDPNPETDARSTTFSFICGNQVAKVVVTQSQDDLIDIYKDNFEVSRHGEEITVRVNASNEVNYEIPDNSKEWISLIPESDEQEQNTRSLATSLFRFKVNANDIYKNRTGNIILHSAGGISKNVTIQQDRRIDLNPEKLIYEIPANGGSVNVQISTNLAYKVVVPEYAKSWVTYKAPSEEMQEPEDLTTFNEQFAISIQGEMTRACKIELQSLDGSLNTTLTFKQKGSNPQMIEIPDENFREYLTNNSYILNETESATCEMTDLGASLTSLDVSKQGIHSLEGIKVFKNLKSLTCKSNYLKTIDIDGMNISTLIADGNALETMICGSAPVSNVNLSVSSYSNLKGLIDPDGNASTTFTVSGSNVQMVQVVGNSNLGHLNTVQCSSCFYIAVSGCKQGMKIHVNRSFSGTPNGLPAGAEVIRE